A single genomic interval of Polyangia bacterium harbors:
- a CDS encoding potassium transporter Kup: MNAGSEIAPPDESGAIVPSMTGQHPVVHGKAEMAKLTLGALGVVYGDIGTSPLYAIKECVTLPHGVGPTPANILGVLSLVFWSITLVVSVKYLTFVMRADNNGEGGVLALMALVAPKDAQGSRRRALWLALLGLFGAALLYGDGIITPAISVLSAIEGLEVATTAFSPFVVPLTCIILILLFSVQRRGTGGIGTVFGPVTLCWFVAIAIAGVPPLFRHPEILRAINPLYGARFFVMHGGHGFLILGSVVLCVTGGEALYADMGHFGPRSIRIAWYTVVFPALLINYFGQGALLLERPELSGNPFYGLVSGAWLYPMVVLATIATVVASQALISGAFSLTRQAVQLGYMPRVTIVHTSGKTEGQIYIPEVNTALMVMCVALVLGFKESSNLAAAYGIAVTGTMSITSLLFFFVARRRWNWSLPRAGGLLLLFLIFDLSFFASSFAKILHGGWVPILVAVLVFTIMVTWKRGRAMLAERVAADALPWEAFMADIEATKPYRVPGTAVFLTSTRRGTPNVLLHHFKHNKVLHEQVVILSVVTDDVPEVPAKQSVRFRHFGHGFWAVTAHYGFMQSPNVLEALRRCRPAGLRLNPNDTSYYLGRETLLAAPGRTGMAQWRKRLFRLLSRNARSATDFFNIPPNRVVEIGTHIEL; this comes from the coding sequence ATGAACGCAGGGTCCGAAATAGCCCCGCCCGACGAATCAGGGGCGATTGTCCCGTCGATGACCGGCCAGCACCCCGTGGTGCACGGCAAGGCCGAGATGGCGAAGCTGACGCTGGGCGCGCTGGGCGTGGTCTACGGCGACATCGGGACCTCGCCGCTTTACGCGATCAAGGAATGCGTGACGCTTCCCCACGGCGTGGGACCGACGCCGGCCAACATTCTCGGCGTCTTGTCGCTGGTGTTCTGGTCGATCACGCTGGTGGTCTCGGTCAAGTACCTGACCTTCGTCATGCGCGCCGACAACAACGGCGAGGGCGGGGTGCTGGCGCTGATGGCCCTGGTGGCGCCGAAAGACGCGCAGGGCAGCCGCCGCCGCGCGCTGTGGCTGGCCCTGCTGGGTCTGTTCGGCGCGGCGCTGCTTTATGGCGACGGCATCATCACGCCCGCCATCTCGGTCCTGTCGGCCATCGAAGGGTTGGAGGTGGCCACCACGGCGTTCTCGCCGTTCGTCGTGCCCCTGACGTGCATCATCTTGATCCTCTTGTTTTCCGTGCAGCGCCGCGGGACCGGCGGCATCGGCACGGTGTTCGGCCCGGTGACCTTGTGCTGGTTCGTGGCCATCGCCATCGCCGGCGTGCCGCCGCTGTTTCGCCATCCGGAGATCCTGCGCGCCATCAATCCGCTCTACGGTGCGCGCTTTTTCGTCATGCATGGCGGGCACGGCTTTTTGATCCTTGGCTCGGTCGTCCTGTGCGTCACTGGCGGCGAAGCGCTTTACGCCGACATGGGCCATTTCGGTCCGCGGTCGATCCGCATCGCCTGGTACACCGTGGTGTTCCCGGCGCTGCTGATCAATTACTTTGGTCAGGGCGCGCTGCTGCTGGAACGTCCCGAGCTGTCGGGCAATCCATTCTACGGGCTGGTCTCGGGCGCCTGGCTTTATCCGATGGTGGTGCTGGCGACGATCGCCACCGTGGTGGCCTCGCAGGCGCTGATCTCAGGGGCGTTCTCGCTCACCCGCCAGGCGGTGCAGCTCGGCTACATGCCGCGCGTGACCATCGTGCACACCTCGGGCAAGACCGAAGGGCAGATCTACATTCCCGAGGTGAACACCGCGCTGATGGTGATGTGCGTGGCGCTGGTGCTGGGCTTCAAAGAATCCAGCAATCTGGCCGCGGCCTACGGCATCGCCGTCACCGGAACCATGTCCATCACGTCGCTGCTGTTTTTCTTCGTGGCCCGACGACGCTGGAACTGGAGCCTGCCGCGCGCCGGCGGACTCTTGCTGCTGTTTCTGATCTTCGACCTTTCGTTCTTCGCCTCCAGCTTCGCCAAGATCCTGCACGGCGGCTGGGTGCCCATCCTGGTCGCGGTGCTGGTCTTCACCATCATGGTCACCTGGAAGCGCGGGCGCGCCATGCTGGCCGAACGCGTGGCCGCCGATGCGTTGCCATGGGAAGCGTTCATGGCCGACATCGAGGCGACCAAGCCGTACCGGGTGCCGGGCACCGCGGTGTTCTTGACCTCGACGCGACGAGGGACGCCCAACGTGCTTTTGCACCACTTCAAGCACAACAAGGTCCTGCACGAGCAGGTGGTGATCCTGTCGGTGGTCACCGACGATGTGCCCGAGGTGCCGGCCAAGCAGTCCGTGCGCTTCCGCCACTTCGGGCACGGCTTCTGGGCCGTCACCGCGCATTACGGTTTCATGCAAAGTCCGAACGTGCTGGAGGCGCTGCGCCGCTGTCGCCCGGCCGGCCTCCGCCTCAATCCGAACGACACCAGCTACTACCTTGGGCGCGAGACCTTGCTGGCGGCGCCCGGCCGCACCGGCATGGCCCAGTGGCGCAAGCGTTTGTTTCGGTTGCTGTCACGCAACGCTCGTTCGGCGACCGACTTCTTCAACATCCCGCCCAACCGGGTGGTCGAGATCGGCACGCACATCGAACTGTAA
- a CDS encoding HEAT repeat domain-containing protein — protein MLSGVMHFSGARQSGLSLAVALLGGLARPASAAEIVTVDAGELELRAGPSSTLRLRPETPPMRRGIPALTEQTVDDHRLAEVRLPVRGSGRAEMWVADVGVKPPRLLWKGFSGPRDSDDEVSVMVQLTGDGLIEYQTAASISRCDGQPARLFPRAWDFSSGRFRPVLSPLPAPASRTLIARRDDPAAPSGRPANGFQWVAASTTATEGRDARGLTAPVALNDGNPTTTWAEGLGGDGRGEFLTARAAAGPLLVTGLRIVPGDGSSAAAFRARNRLRRFQLALGPNAEQKFDVELPTDPATGGGAAWNRPFWVALPQPLPSSCVTIVLTEVYRGSEAAPPKTFGTTAIADLDVFTDLDQPGGVDRLVAAMADGNDCAARVPLLVGLGEPALALTVRALPSATGAARSCLLDALTRLAPAPNTEPVVNALLAALREATPAEEAAIQRALLAAQPPPIAALERYLTGKSNSDNNDGSDGAGGVDSRARAARLLGAFDSPAAAATLLAGAGRGPDEVRAAVVQALSVSPALTPEALWTTLALNRSGPLGDQTLDLLRVLPLYWGRHPEAAASALPALRGALGPERPFEVRGRVVMAIGSLRTADGATALAELRAFDSDPTVRFLAARELAGDPGAVAGTALRAALADGDPRVRETAAAALGQRGDRTASGGLVAGAKQEPWPAVRRAELDALGHLCTPDGNELMIRAVARDQAEVRRVSLIGLASCREPRAAALLLNTLNRADETATTRELAATLLGDHGDAQLAPALALALRHLVAESEADLALEAPAVAALRALGRLGGADAVTAAANLADDRRHPFQPAAIEALGGLCDPRSGAATLHRLATGDDAHLAALAEAAEKRCAAR, from the coding sequence ATGCTATCCGGAGTGATGCATTTTTCCGGGGCGCGGCAATCGGGGCTGTCGCTGGCCGTGGCTTTGTTGGGCGGCCTGGCCCGGCCGGCGTCAGCGGCCGAGATCGTGACGGTGGACGCGGGCGAACTGGAGCTGCGCGCCGGGCCCTCGTCGACGCTGCGGCTGCGCCCAGAAACGCCGCCCATGCGCCGAGGGATCCCGGCGCTGACCGAACAGACGGTCGACGATCATCGGCTGGCCGAGGTGCGGCTGCCCGTGCGGGGCAGCGGCCGCGCCGAAATGTGGGTCGCCGACGTTGGGGTCAAGCCGCCGCGCCTGCTGTGGAAAGGGTTCTCCGGCCCGCGCGACAGCGACGACGAAGTCAGCGTCATGGTCCAGCTGACCGGCGACGGCCTCATCGAGTATCAGACTGCGGCGTCGATCAGCCGCTGCGATGGCCAGCCGGCGCGCTTGTTCCCGCGGGCCTGGGATTTCTCCAGCGGGCGCTTTCGACCGGTGCTGTCTCCCCTGCCCGCGCCGGCCTCACGGACGCTGATCGCCCGCCGCGATGATCCGGCGGCGCCCAGCGGAAGGCCAGCCAATGGCTTTCAATGGGTGGCCGCATCGACCACCGCCACCGAAGGTCGAGACGCCCGCGGCCTGACCGCGCCCGTCGCCCTGAACGACGGCAACCCGACGACCACGTGGGCCGAAGGCCTGGGCGGCGACGGCCGCGGCGAGTTCCTGACTGCGCGGGCGGCGGCGGGCCCGTTGCTGGTGACCGGCTTGCGCATCGTTCCGGGTGACGGTTCCAGCGCGGCCGCGTTTCGAGCGCGCAATCGGCTGCGCCGCTTTCAACTGGCCCTGGGCCCGAACGCCGAGCAGAAGTTCGACGTCGAGCTGCCGACCGATCCGGCGACCGGCGGCGGCGCGGCCTGGAACCGGCCGTTCTGGGTGGCGCTGCCGCAGCCGCTGCCGTCGTCGTGCGTGACCATCGTGCTGACCGAGGTCTATCGCGGCAGCGAGGCGGCACCGCCCAAGACGTTCGGCACCACCGCTATCGCCGACCTCGACGTGTTCACGGATCTGGATCAGCCGGGCGGCGTGGATCGTCTGGTCGCCGCCATGGCCGACGGCAACGACTGCGCCGCGCGCGTCCCGCTGCTGGTGGGCCTGGGCGAACCCGCGCTGGCCCTGACGGTGCGCGCGCTGCCATCGGCCACCGGCGCGGCCCGATCGTGTCTGCTGGACGCGCTGACGCGATTGGCGCCGGCGCCGAATACCGAGCCGGTGGTGAACGCACTGCTGGCGGCGCTGCGCGAGGCGACCCCGGCGGAGGAAGCGGCCATCCAGCGCGCCCTGCTGGCCGCGCAGCCGCCCCCCATCGCTGCGCTGGAAAGATATCTCACGGGCAAAAGCAACAGCGACAACAACGACGGCAGCGATGGCGCCGGCGGCGTCGACAGCCGAGCGCGGGCGGCCCGGCTGCTGGGCGCGTTCGACTCACCAGCCGCGGCGGCGACGTTGCTCGCAGGGGCCGGGCGCGGGCCCGACGAGGTACGCGCGGCGGTGGTGCAGGCGTTGAGCGTGTCGCCGGCGCTGACCCCGGAGGCGCTGTGGACCACGTTGGCGTTGAATCGAAGCGGCCCGCTGGGCGATCAGACGCTGGATCTGCTGCGCGTGCTGCCGCTTTACTGGGGGCGCCATCCAGAGGCGGCCGCGTCGGCCCTGCCCGCGTTGCGCGGCGCGCTCGGCCCCGAGCGACCGTTCGAGGTGCGCGGCCGGGTGGTGATGGCCATCGGCAGTCTGCGCACCGCTGACGGAGCGACCGCCTTGGCGGAGCTGCGCGCCTTCGACAGCGATCCGACGGTGCGGTTCTTGGCTGCACGCGAGCTGGCCGGTGATCCCGGCGCTGTGGCCGGCACGGCGTTGCGCGCGGCGCTGGCCGATGGCGATCCGCGCGTGCGTGAGACCGCCGCCGCGGCGCTGGGTCAGCGTGGCGATCGGACGGCCAGCGGTGGGCTTGTCGCCGGCGCCAAACAAGAACCGTGGCCGGCCGTCCGGCGCGCAGAGCTGGATGCCCTCGGTCATCTGTGCACGCCCGATGGAAACGAACTGATGATCCGTGCCGTGGCGCGAGACCAGGCCGAGGTGCGCCGGGTGTCGTTGATAGGGTTGGCCAGCTGCCGCGAGCCGCGAGCGGCGGCGCTGTTGCTGAACACTTTGAATCGCGCCGACGAGACCGCCACCACGCGGGAGCTGGCAGCCACGCTGCTGGGCGACCACGGCGACGCGCAGCTGGCGCCGGCGCTGGCGTTGGCGCTGCGCCACCTGGTCGCCGAATCGGAAGCCGATCTCGCGCTGGAGGCGCCGGCGGTGGCGGCGCTGCGCGCCCTCGGCCGCCTGGGCGGCGCCGACGCCGTGACCGCCGCCGCCAACCTGGCCGACGACCGCCGCCATCCCTTTCAACCGGCGGCCATCGAGGCTCTGGGTGGGCTGTGCGACCCGCGCAGCGGCGCCGCCACGTTGCACCGCCTGGCCACCGGCGACGACGCCCATCTCGCCGCCTTGGCCGAGGCCGCCGAAAAACGCTGCGCCGCCCGCTGA
- the era gene encoding GTPase Era, with protein MPPESSTPADDTAGAATKASTTADTVAGTVAILGRPNVGKSTLLNSIVGEKLAIVSPKPQTTRNRIVGVWNGDAGQIVFVDTPGVHAGKKGLNRFMVGQALGTIRDVDAVLLLVDIFEEGPGDAERKILSELRASDKRAVLAINKVDKAKDKSTLLPLLTAWQTVFPFAALVPVCALKGTNVDRLVAELCRLMPAGPPLYGPEMLTDRTERFLAAELVREQLFLKLRQELPYAVAIRIDRWEERERGDVIISATILVERDSQKAIVVGKAGAMIREVGTAARGEITRLLDRPAHLKLEVKVAPDWTTSPEILAELGYQP; from the coding sequence ATGCCCCCCGAATCATCAACGCCCGCCGACGACACCGCTGGCGCCGCCACCAAGGCGAGCACTACCGCCGACACAGTAGCCGGCACCGTCGCGATCCTGGGCCGCCCGAACGTCGGCAAGTCGACGCTGCTGAACAGCATCGTCGGCGAGAAGCTGGCCATCGTCAGCCCCAAGCCGCAAACCACGCGCAACCGCATCGTCGGGGTCTGGAACGGCGACGCCGGACAGATCGTCTTCGTCGATACGCCTGGCGTTCACGCGGGAAAAAAAGGGCTGAACCGCTTCATGGTCGGCCAGGCGCTGGGCACCATCCGCGACGTCGACGCCGTCCTGCTGCTGGTCGATATCTTCGAAGAAGGCCCGGGCGATGCCGAGCGCAAGATCCTCAGCGAGCTGCGCGCCAGCGACAAACGCGCCGTCCTGGCCATCAACAAAGTCGACAAGGCCAAAGACAAATCGACGCTGCTGCCATTGCTGACTGCCTGGCAGACGGTGTTTCCCTTCGCGGCGCTGGTCCCCGTCTGCGCGTTGAAGGGCACCAACGTCGATCGCTTGGTGGCCGAGTTGTGCCGGCTGATGCCGGCCGGGCCGCCGCTTTACGGCCCTGAAATGTTGACTGATCGCACGGAGCGATTCTTGGCCGCCGAGCTGGTGCGCGAGCAGCTGTTTTTGAAACTGCGCCAAGAACTGCCTTACGCGGTGGCGATCCGCATCGATCGCTGGGAGGAGCGCGAGCGCGGCGACGTGATCATCAGCGCCACCATCCTGGTCGAACGCGACAGCCAGAAGGCCATCGTGGTCGGCAAGGCCGGCGCGATGATCCGCGAGGTCGGCACCGCCGCGCGCGGCGAGATCACACGCCTGCTGGATCGGCCCGCGCACTTGAAGCTGGAGGTGAAGGTGGCGCCCGACTGGACCACCTCGCCGGAGATCCTGGCCGAGCTGGGGTATCAACCATGA
- the der gene encoding ribosome biogenesis GTPase Der — MTTRKSSLTSRRSPSKGPRPSRAEADANASLPLCALVGRPNVGKSSLFNRLVGGRPALVEDMPGVTRDRRYGLADWGPAHFRVVDTGGLDPGAVGILKAMRAQTLRAVDEATVVIFVVDAIEGITTVDEDVAALLRRAGKPVLVAVNKVDNAKQEVAAAEAYQLGFDQVFPLSASHGRGVGEMLDALVPLLGPEARARRPNGGRKVVAETDDDRGGVEDDQDNQDERPDDAPIRLAFVGKPNVGKSSLVNRLLGEDRVLVHDAPGTTRDPIDTPFSFDGRAFILVDTAGMRRRRSIDTLTEHVAAKMARDQLSRCDVAVLVIDAREAATSEDAKLASLIEESGRAALLVLNKKDLVGRADVDQKVTTTREEMPFMKHAPVLLTSAVTGAGVTTIPTEAARVFAQSSRRISTGELNKLLEQILAHQPPPAGPGGRHVRLYYITQASTRPPTFFISANHPASVTFAYRRFLVNQLRKAYGFDGSPVRIILRAHKQKRKAYPRPEGL; from the coding sequence ATGACCACGCGCAAGTCGTCGCTGACCTCCCGGCGCTCGCCGTCCAAGGGGCCGCGGCCGTCGCGCGCGGAGGCGGACGCCAATGCCAGCTTGCCGCTGTGCGCGCTGGTGGGCCGGCCCAACGTGGGAAAGTCGTCGCTGTTCAATCGTCTGGTGGGCGGCCGACCCGCGCTGGTGGAAGACATGCCGGGCGTGACCCGCGACCGCCGTTATGGGCTGGCCGATTGGGGACCGGCGCACTTTCGGGTGGTCGACACCGGCGGACTGGATCCGGGCGCAGTCGGCATCTTGAAGGCGATGCGCGCCCAGACCTTGCGCGCCGTGGATGAGGCGACCGTCGTCATCTTCGTCGTCGACGCCATCGAAGGCATCACCACCGTCGACGAGGACGTGGCGGCGTTGCTGCGCCGGGCGGGCAAACCGGTGCTGGTGGCGGTGAACAAAGTCGACAACGCCAAGCAGGAAGTCGCCGCCGCCGAGGCGTACCAGCTGGGCTTCGACCAGGTCTTTCCGCTGTCGGCCTCGCACGGCCGCGGGGTGGGCGAGATGCTGGACGCCCTGGTGCCGCTGCTGGGACCGGAGGCGCGCGCCCGCCGGCCGAACGGCGGCCGGAAAGTCGTCGCCGAGACCGACGACGATCGCGGCGGCGTCGAAGACGACCAGGACAACCAGGACGAGCGTCCCGACGACGCGCCCATCCGCCTGGCCTTCGTGGGCAAACCGAACGTCGGCAAGTCATCGCTGGTCAATCGCCTTCTTGGCGAGGATCGGGTGCTGGTGCACGACGCTCCCGGCACCACGCGCGATCCCATCGACACGCCATTTTCCTTCGACGGACGCGCGTTCATCTTGGTCGACACCGCGGGTATGCGTCGGCGTCGATCGATCGACACGCTGACCGAGCACGTCGCCGCCAAGATGGCCCGCGATCAGCTTTCTCGGTGCGATGTCGCCGTGCTGGTGATCGACGCCCGCGAGGCGGCCACTTCCGAAGACGCCAAGCTGGCCAGCCTGATCGAAGAATCAGGCCGGGCGGCGCTGCTGGTGCTGAACAAGAAGGATCTGGTCGGCCGCGCTGACGTGGACCAGAAGGTCACCACCACGCGCGAAGAGATGCCGTTCATGAAGCACGCTCCGGTGCTGCTGACGTCGGCCGTGACCGGGGCCGGGGTGACGACCATTCCCACCGAAGCGGCGCGCGTGTTCGCGCAGTCGAGCCGCCGCATCTCCACCGGCGAGCTGAACAAGCTGCTGGAGCAGATCCTGGCCCACCAACCGCCGCCCGCCGGCCCGGGCGGCCGGCACGTGCGCCTTTACTACATCACCCAGGCCAGTACGCGCCCGCCGACGTTCTTCATCAGCGCCAATCATCCGGCGTCCGTGACGTTCGCCTATCGCCGCTTCCTGGTGAACCAGCTGCGCAAAGCCTATGGCTTCGACGGCAGCCCGGTGCGGATCATCTTGCGCGCCCACAAGCAGAAACGAAAAGCGTACCCGCGGCCCGAAGGGCTTTAG
- a CDS encoding outer membrane beta-barrel protein, producing the protein MTRTLTAALLVALLAPAAARAAGEDEWQLSARLGIGDLHLDNRSPFGPVAAVEVERGFTDAWALRLMLGESAHSVDARMADHAPGGWARVSSLLAGVTYTFDVVRLAPYAQLGVGFVRFDGAVKQPRMELAGELGLGADFWLTKRWAVGGVLQYLFTPVDLFEHLGELGQSPFAFSLSVRASRLF; encoded by the coding sequence GTGACGCGTACCCTGACGGCCGCGCTGCTGGTGGCGCTGCTCGCCCCGGCCGCCGCGCGCGCCGCCGGCGAAGACGAATGGCAACTGTCGGCGCGCCTCGGCATCGGCGACCTGCACCTCGACAATCGTTCGCCCTTCGGGCCGGTGGCCGCGGTCGAGGTCGAGCGCGGATTCACGGACGCCTGGGCGCTGCGTTTGATGCTGGGGGAATCCGCGCACTCTGTCGACGCCCGAATGGCCGACCACGCGCCGGGCGGTTGGGCGCGGGTCTCGTCGCTGCTGGCCGGTGTGACGTACACCTTCGACGTGGTGCGCCTGGCGCCCTACGCGCAGCTGGGCGTCGGGTTCGTGCGCTTTGATGGCGCGGTCAAGCAGCCTCGCATGGAGCTGGCCGGCGAGCTGGGCCTCGGCGCCGACTTCTGGCTGACCAAACGCTGGGCCGTCGGCGGCGTGTTGCAATACCTGTTCACGCCCGTTGATCTGTTCGAACACCTGGGCGAGCTGGGGCAAAGCCCGTTCGCGTTTTCGTTGTCGGTTCGCGCGTCGCGGCTGTTCTAG
- a CDS encoding tetratricopeptide repeat protein, with amino-acid sequence MATLCYSLIRVAKHIDRKELKKPDQFVSFWTKVSSDASRILASQGRSVAIGAAALAVVIVATVAFTQVRARRAERDSQELARIDHIANADLLPADGSAAAATKDEGVPRFKTDKERLEGALKELDAFIVANPSSGLRAEAMLHRGSYLLGLQRYDEAAAAYTQALSASLAPPLHDLAQEGLGYAYEAKGELDKAADAFSRLGGGAAKDSARADGFYQDRALYHKARIAEIKGNRADAAKLYREVLDKAPGSSLRDEISNRLAVLESK; translated from the coding sequence GTGGCGACGCTCTGTTATTCCCTCATCCGCGTGGCCAAGCACATCGACAGAAAAGAGCTGAAGAAACCGGACCAGTTCGTGAGCTTTTGGACAAAGGTCTCGTCCGATGCTTCACGGATCCTGGCCTCGCAGGGCCGCTCCGTGGCCATCGGCGCGGCAGCGCTGGCGGTGGTCATCGTGGCCACGGTGGCCTTCACTCAGGTGCGGGCGCGGCGGGCCGAGCGCGACTCGCAAGAGCTGGCGCGTATCGATCACATCGCCAACGCCGACCTCTTGCCCGCCGATGGCAGCGCCGCCGCGGCGACCAAGGACGAAGGCGTGCCGCGCTTCAAGACCGACAAGGAACGGCTGGAAGGCGCGCTGAAAGAGCTGGACGCCTTCATCGTCGCCAATCCCAGCAGCGGCCTGCGCGCGGAAGCGATGCTCCACCGTGGATCCTATCTGCTGGGCCTGCAGCGCTATGACGAGGCAGCGGCGGCGTACACTCAGGCGTTGAGCGCCAGCCTGGCACCGCCGCTGCACGATCTGGCGCAAGAGGGCCTAGGCTACGCGTATGAAGCGAAGGGCGAGCTGGACAAGGCCGCCGATGCTTTCAGCCGCCTGGGCGGCGGCGCCGCCAAGGATTCGGCGCGGGCCGATGGCTTTTATCAGGACCGCGCTCTTTACCACAAAGCACGCATCGCCGAGATCAAGGGCAACCGCGCCGACGCCGCCAAGCTGTACCGCGAGGTGCTGGACAAGGCGCCCGGCTCGTCGCTGCGCGACGAGATCTCGAATCGGTTGGCCGTGCTCGAGTCGAAGTGA
- a CDS encoding PQQ-binding-like beta-propeller repeat protein, with the protein MVGRTRVGRGAVGLGVLCAVALSACAETTARHLDGRDAPARRAGVLQIRWRTQLHEHGLFEPSPQECATGVVAHGRLVIGSRASAVVAIDVNHGNVDWATPISGGIDGQARFDPGRDTVYVGADDGNFYALDAARGSVRWSYHSRGAIERPPETDANNVYVATAADRVFSLDAATGKWRWGYERETPEGFTIHGYAGPRLAGRSLLSGFADGYLVSLSADNGEVLWARSLASVSEQFVDVDSTPALDGESLYVSSYSGGLYALDAKDGGIRWRLGIEGASGLTFADQQIYLAAPRLGVQALNASGHLLWRQGLTAAGELTAPIVVGSYLIFSGSRAGMFVVDRQTGELLETFNPGSGVCAAPTVEADQQSLYVLSNGGALYALDLL; encoded by the coding sequence GTGGTGGGCCGAACCCGCGTCGGTCGAGGCGCCGTTGGTCTTGGCGTGCTGTGCGCGGTGGCGCTGAGCGCCTGCGCGGAAACCACGGCCCGCCATCTGGACGGACGAGACGCTCCCGCCCGACGGGCCGGGGTGCTGCAGATTCGCTGGCGCACGCAACTGCACGAACACGGCCTGTTCGAACCCAGCCCGCAGGAATGCGCCACCGGCGTGGTGGCGCACGGGCGGCTGGTCATCGGATCACGCGCCTCCGCCGTGGTGGCCATCGACGTCAACCACGGCAACGTCGACTGGGCGACGCCCATCTCGGGCGGGATCGACGGCCAGGCGCGTTTCGATCCAGGGCGTGACACCGTGTACGTCGGCGCCGACGACGGAAACTTCTACGCCCTGGACGCCGCCCGCGGTTCCGTGCGCTGGTCGTATCACAGCCGAGGCGCCATCGAACGACCACCCGAGACTGACGCGAACAATGTCTACGTCGCCACCGCCGCCGATCGCGTCTTCTCGCTGGACGCCGCCACCGGCAAATGGCGATGGGGTTACGAACGGGAGACACCTGAAGGTTTCACCATTCACGGTTACGCCGGTCCACGCCTGGCAGGGCGATCGCTGCTGTCCGGATTCGCTGATGGTTATCTGGTGTCCTTGTCCGCCGACAACGGCGAGGTGCTGTGGGCGCGTTCGCTGGCGTCGGTGTCGGAGCAATTCGTCGACGTCGATTCGACGCCCGCATTGGACGGCGAGTCGCTGTACGTGTCGTCGTATTCAGGCGGTCTTTACGCGCTCGATGCGAAAGACGGTGGGATCCGCTGGCGGCTGGGCATCGAAGGCGCCAGCGGTCTGACGTTCGCCGATCAGCAGATCTATCTGGCGGCGCCGCGGTTGGGCGTCCAGGCGCTGAACGCTTCTGGCCATCTGCTTTGGCGTCAGGGCCTGACCGCCGCGGGCGAACTGACCGCGCCCATTGTCGTCGGGTCATACCTGATCTTTTCGGGTAGCCGCGCCGGCATGTTCGTCGTCGACCGTCAGACCGGCGAGCTTTTGGAGACGTTCAATCCAGGCAGCGGCGTGTGCGCGGCCCCGACTGTGGAGGCCGATCAACAGTCGCTTTACGTGCTGTCGAATGGCGGCGCGCTTTACGCGCTGGATCTATTGTAG
- a CDS encoding PilZ domain-containing protein, with protein MTILKAHFASGAEFVEHYLPALPCGGIFFPTRRPLAIGEPVVVSIRMGKRRSPMLLRGHVVWRRPGKHRTKTKAGIGIEFLISETQTRDYLVAVARGDSAEMIARRHQRLPVELPVTWQVPGALQDNSGVLRDIGRGGAFVKTEQMLPADTDVVLKVSPPGAEVAMPLSARVAWKGQPGGEHGFGVEWKARDAGGNRRIKELVRRIESMGGFSEAGATTG; from the coding sequence ATGACGATTTTGAAAGCACATTTCGCCAGCGGCGCAGAGTTCGTCGAGCACTATCTGCCTGCGCTCCCTTGTGGCGGAATTTTTTTTCCCACTCGTCGGCCACTGGCTATTGGCGAACCGGTCGTCGTGTCCATCCGAATGGGCAAACGTCGCAGCCCGATGTTATTGCGCGGCCACGTGGTGTGGCGTCGTCCCGGCAAACACCGGACCAAAACCAAGGCCGGCATCGGCATCGAGTTCCTGATCTCCGAGACACAGACCCGAGATTATTTGGTAGCCGTCGCACGCGGCGACTCGGCAGAGATGATCGCCCGCCGTCACCAGCGTTTGCCCGTCGAACTGCCCGTGACGTGGCAGGTGCCGGGTGCGCTGCAGGACAACAGCGGTGTCCTGCGCGACATCGGCCGCGGTGGCGCGTTCGTGAAAACCGAACAGATGCTGCCCGCTGATACCGACGTCGTGTTGAAGGTGTCCCCGCCCGGAGCCGAGGTGGCGATGCCTCTGTCGGCGCGCGTGGCATGGAAAGGCCAGCCCGGCGGCGAGCACGGTTTCGGCGTCGAATGGAAAGCGCGCGATGCCGGCGGCAACCGCCGCATCAAAGAGCTGGTCCGCCGCATCGAGAGCATGGGCGGCTTCAGCGAAGCCGGCGCCACCACCGGTTAA